TAGTTGCAATACAGATCATATGGTCCATATAGCCTAAAATATTTTGTCTGTCcttttttataggaaaaaaaaaaatcaccaagctCTGTACAGAATCATGAAGGGAAGTAATTCATCCAATAAGTGCAAAAACGCTGATTATGAAAGACAAAAGGTGAGACCTAAAATGTATTCTGTGTTCAAAATGTAGGCCTTGTTGAAAACCCGTGTTGcctctactattttttttttcattatgattcTAATTTCAGGACCTGAGTTTTCCTGCTGTGCAAACAATTTACCAAATTCCTTAGCTaagaaattacttaacctctccaaACTTCAATTCATCCATTAGCAACATAGggaggataataatagtatcaAAATCAGACAGTTGTTGAACAGAAGACTATTAAAAGAGTAAAAATTCTAGCCTAATTCTATTATATATTCAGCAAATAGTAACAACGTGCagtcatcattttcatttttatcattattgcTTTGCTGCTGTTATATAACAAAACGTAGCTCACTGTTGAGTGCTTGAATAATCggaaaataaaaagaggaagtaACTCATTCCCCACCATGTAAAGGTGATTTTTCCTAAAACTGGTATATTCTTTCAGTTCTTCTTcctacttttttcttatttacaaaGTTTGAATTTACATGTACGcatttattcttgttttttaattttaatattatgtcATGGATGTTATTCAATAGCATTTCTTCAAAAAAGGCTTAGATGATTACATGATATTTTCTGAAGTCTTAGGTCATAATTGACCTAGTTAGTTATTCATTAGTGATTGTTTCCAGTTCTGACACTATAGAGATACAACACTGAATATGTTTATAAGTGAAATCTTTGTCTAAGGCTCTGATTATTGGTTTAAATTAGAAACACCGAGTTCTTGAGACAAAATGTATGAACACTTTAAGAGATTTCATTTAAATTGTCTAAATTGCTTTTCAGAAAAACTATATAATTTTTTACACAAAAATCAAAGATATTTTCTACCATACCACCTCCCGTATTAGCACTGAGCATTgtgattatttttacttttccaaGTTTGGTGAGCAAAATTGAATTCTAGtgttatttattgatttgtctaatttgtatttctttttagtaCTGGGAAAATAGAGTAATTTTATATGTTCATTTCTTATTGATATCTCTGGTGAATTGAATCTTCATTCCCTATGTTTTTGAGGGAGAGagatcatttttaattgaagtatagttgatttaaaaggTTTTCttagttttagatgtacagcatagtgatttattTAGTGCTTTTACAGATTATATTCCTTTTAAAGTCATTACAAGCTAATGGCTATAACTCTCAGTACTATATATCCTTGTttcttacctattttatacatagtaattatttttattttttaatgtttattttatttttttaatttatttatttaaattggagatgaattactttacaatattgtggtgtgttttgccacacatcgacaggaatcagccatggatgtacgtGTGTCCCACCATCCCGACCCTCCCCcacacctccctccctacccatCCCTCctagttgtcccagagcaccagctttgagtgccctgcttcatgcatggaaACTGGACTGGtcattctgttttacatatggtaacatacatgtttcaatgccatcctcccacatcatcccacccttgcgCATAGTCCAGAAGTCTCTTctttaaatctgtgtctcttttgcggtcttgcatatagggtcatccttaccgtctttctagattccatacatataatCTAtacttttatagattatattccattcaaAGTCATTACAAGCTAATGGCTATAATTCTTAGACTATGTGATATACCCTTgtttcttacttattttatacatagtgattTTGTATCTGTTAGTCTCAGACCCTTAGtttgcccctccctcttccccctctcctaagtaaccactagtttgttttctatatctgtgaggttgcttcttttttttttatattcactgagtgagtgagtgaagtcgcacagtcatgtccgactctttgcgaccccatggactgtagcctatcaggctcttccatccatgggattttccaggcaagagcactggagtggattgccattttcttctccaggggatcttcccaacccaggaatcgtacccgggtctcctgcattgcaggcagatgattacATTcactagtttttttatttttttagattccttatatagtgatatcatacaatatttgtccttctctgacatGTCACTAATCATTATGTTTTCTAGGTCCATGGACATGGTTTCAAAtagcagaatttcattccttttatggctgagcaatacagTCCATtatatataggtgtgtgtgtgtgtgtgtgtgtgtgtgtgtgcacaaataCTTTTGAATCAATGTTTTTATATTCTTAGGATATATActcaacagtgggattgctgggtcatacggtagttctctCTTTAGTTTTTGAATAACCTCCATCCTGTTTCCCATGGTGGCTGCacgaatttacattcccaccagcagggtacaaaggctcccttttctccatattcttgccagcaaattattgttatttgtagactcttTGATGATAGCTACTCTGACAGGAGTGAGGTGATATCAcgctatggttttgatttgcatttatctgattactagcccgagaatactggagtgagtagcctatcccttctccagaagatcttcccaacccaggaactgaaccagggtctcttgcattgcagggagattctttaccaactgaactatcagggaatcCCCCCAATTATTAGCcctgttgaacatcttttcacatgctcattagccatctgtacatttttgggaaaaaaattgtctattcaggccttctgctcagtttttgattgggttgtttggctTTTTTGATAGTGGATTGTACaagctgtttatgtattttggatggTAACCCCTTGTTGGTCCTAATTACATTTGCaggtattttcttccattctatgtgttgtctttttgttttgttggtggtTACTGTCATTTTACAAGGGATTTAATGTTCGTTAGgccccatttatttttgcttttattgataACAGTTTTCCTTAATGCTCTTGTGACCCCTCCACAGACCAATAGacagtttttattatttgttaaataataataatttgttgaataataataatttgctTTATCTGTTACTACagataaaatttcaaatttatcattgtgttttaaaatgttaagcaTTGTTTTGGGTAGcatgaatatttcattttaatatttgtgtttattCAAATACAAAGATTACAGTATCAAGATAAATAATATAGatacatgaaacaaaaagaaaaaagttaaaacacTTATAACCACtacattaatattttaacatttaaatgagtgcaattgagttTTTCTATTTATggatatggacttccctgatggcgctaaagaatctgcctgcaatccaggagacacagatgtgggttcaagtccttgtcagaaagatcccctggagaaggaattgataacccactccagtactcttgcctgaaaaagcacatggacagaggagcctagcaggttatagtccaaagggttgcaaaaagtcagatacaactgagcacatatacacAGAGCACACATTTACAGgggtaatttatattttaaaataagtatcttCACACTAAACATATTATTTTGTAACATACTCCATTCATGTATATGCCTCCATGTtattaaatatacttttataacATAATTCTAAATTTCGGCTTAGAAATTCATAGCAGAGATATAACAATTTATTTAACCAACttgctgtttttattcttttggttcATTTGTTTGCAACTACACTATCATAAATAAGGTTGAGAAAAACATTCAGGTAAACACAATTTTCACCCAAACAGTCTAAAGTTGCAGGTAAGATATTGTTAGTTCAAAGTGTCTTTGATTTATATTGGGAGATTTATTTGTCATTTCTTACCTATCATGTTTATTTCCCTTAATTTTTAACATAACTGAGTACTGCAATtgtttaatcttatttttaatttttacttactttttagtAACCTTGAACATCTTCCCATGTTTTAGAGCCATTTTGATTTCAAATATATCATTATATTCttcacatgatttttttcttttcccaatgtcttttttttttaagaatttttttttattgtggcgAGAACAGTTAACATGAGaacttttcaaaacattttaattatacaAGACAATTTGTTAACTATAGGcacattagatttttaaaagtaattcatCTGAcaaaactgaaactttataccctTTACACAGAAActccccttttcttcttccttcagttCCCTGGAGGTCAATATTCTACTCTTATAGTTTCAggccttacatttaaatcttaatCCATTTAGCTTTAGCTTTTTGATTTGTGTAAGATAGTTTTGCGTTTTTGTGTGTAGCAGAAAAGGTCTTTTTGTTGTGGCTCTTGTGActttactttctcatttttatttgttttctatctgaatggttaaataaaaatttccctatcctcaaatttaaaagaaaaatagcacaAAGATAAGGACACACTGGTATGagtatatttccatttattttgttgtatACTGACGAATACTTTCAGTTCAAGTGTTAGCTtagttattttgatatttttcccagtcaTTTATTCTTGAGTGAACTTCATAATTTCATACAGCACCCTAGATGTTTTGCCTGTCTTTTAGCAAACTTCATATTCACCCCTGTTGCCTAGGAAAGACTTCATAGACTGCAGTAGGTACCCCTACTTCTCATACATCCCACCAAAGGTACTATGTATTTCCTGTATCATGCCCTTCATTGTGATTTAATATAACTGATTATTTGAACATCTCCTTCATTAGATTCTAAAGTTAAAGGAAGCAATCAATCATCATATCACCAGTACCTCAAAAGAGGTAgaatatatattgatttttttcatatcATTTAAGGCTCTAGCTCTTATTCATATAAACCAGGTAGTTTACTCAAAACAGTTTTTCTTTGCACATTGGCTCTAATGTTCCTCATAATTTTTGCAGAACTTTTatgaaaatctgtttctttttctttttttgatttgtcCAGTCTAGAAAAAGAAGTAGTTGAAATTCTTGGGAAACACTACTATCTACTTAGGTATACTAAAATACTCCTCTCAGATTTTAATTTCGAAAACCAGTGGATATTTTGGGTCCTGACAATCAATTGTCAAGCATAACTTTGCTGGACTGAGGAGAAATATCCTAAGAGGGTCACCTCATAATCTGATTAGACCAGAAAGAATAAGCATTATATGACATCAGGTACTCTGTTTGTACCTTGAAAAGGGGGAAAGCTTGCATTAAAAATGCTACATCCTGTCTTTGCATCTCCTTACCACTTTTTCTACTACTTTGAGTCACCTCAAAACAAAGCATGATAAAACAGttgaatttttctatttatataccCTCGCAAGTTGTTTTAGGATTACAGTCCTTAAATATGTACAAAAAAGTAATTacggggacttcctggtggtccagtggctaagaatctgccctcccaatgcaggcagccaagttgatccctgatcagggaactacatccctCATGCTGAaaataagacccagcacaaccaaataaatgagtacacaaataaataaatgtttttttaaagttagCATTATTTCTAGTAATAGGTGGAGAAGTCAAACACCATGAATCTTTGAAGAAGGGGGAGACATAATAGGTATAAATAGAAATTTTCTACTGTTTTTCCATCTGACTCCACTCAATTGCCTCAGGATCCCTCTCACTTAACCACACTATGAGGGTATTAAGTGTGCATCAGAAAATGAGTGTGTGTGGATATGATCCGAATTGTTTTAGCAAACACAGTAACAAAGTGGGAAATGAATCATAAAGAGTAAGACTGgagaaagaagagacatcaccCACTTCAGAACCCAGGCTCTGGTCTTTCTTCCTTGTGTCTTTATTCTCAGATAACACAAGACCTTTTCTCTTATAACTGAAATCCTGATTGTGCTTCTTTCCCTGACACTAAAAGGAATCCCAACAACAAATCTACAATCAGACTCTTCAATCAAGAGTCTCTCTCTGTGACCACAGCTGGGGGTTCATTCCTATATCAATGGATGAAGGAAACTGGACAAGAGTAAGTGAGTTTATCCTCAtgagtttctcttcctttcctactGAAATACAGTCATTACTCTTCCTGACATTTCTATTCATCTACCTGGTCACTCTGCTGGGAAACAGCCTCATCATTCTGGTGACCTTGGCTGACCCCATGCTGCACagccccatgtacttcttcctcaggAACTTGTCCTTCTTAGAGATTGGCTTCAACCTAGTCATCGTGCCCAAGATGCTGGGGACCCTGGTTGCCCAGGACACAGCCATCTCCTTTCTTGGCTGTGCCACGCAgatgtatttcttcttcttctttggggTTTCTGAATGCTTCCTCCTGGCCaccatggcctatgaccgctatgtaGCCATCTGCAGTCCCTTGCACTACCCAGTCATCATGAACCCAAGGACACGCGCCAAACTGGCAGCTGTCTCCTGGTTTCCAGGCATTCCCATGGCTACTGTGCAGACCACGTGGCTCTTCAGCTTTCCATTCTGTGGCATCAACAAGGTGAACCACTTCTTCTGTGACAGCCCTCCTGTGCTGAGGCTGGTCTGTGCAGACACAGCACGGTTTGAGATCTATGCCATCATTGGAACCATTCTGGTTGTCATGATGCCCTGCTTGCTGATCCTATGTTCCTACACGCGCATTGCTGCTGCCATCCTGAAGATTCCATCGGCTAAGGGGAAGCATaaagccttctccacctgctcaTCCCACCTCCTTGTTGTCTCCCTCTTCTATGTATCTTTAAGCCTCACCTACTTTCGACCTAAGTCCAATAATTCTCCTGAGAGCAAAAAAGTGCTATCACTGTGCTACACAGTTGTAACTCCCATGTTGAACCCCATTATCTACAGCTTGAGAAATAATGAGGTGAAGAATGCCCTTGGTCGGACCTTCCACAAGGCTATGTGTGTCAGACCTGCATTCTGTAGGCATTTTGAGGTATAACTAAATTGATTAAGTGAGGAACAATCAATTCCAtgtttgggattcctctctccatctATCCACATCTCCACTAGGCCAAAACCAGCTATTGAAAGGGCTGTTGAAAAGCATAGTGAAGAGAAAGCAATATAGAAATAGATTAGTCCTATCAtcacacctgcctcttgagaaacctatatgcagatcaggaagcaacagttagaactggacatggaacaacagactggttccaaataggaaaaggagtacatcaaggctgtatactgtcaccctgcttatttaacttatatgcagagtacatcatgagaaatgttgggctggaagaaacacaagctggaatcaagattgccgggagaaatatcaataacctcaaatatgcagatgacaccaccctaatggcagaaagtgacaaggagctaaaaagcctcttgatgaaagtgaaagaggagagagaaaaagttggcttaaagctcaatattcagaaaacgaagatcatgacatctggtcccatcacttcacgggaaatatttggggaaacagcagaaacagtgtcagactttattttggggggctccaaaatcactgcaggtggtgattgcagccatgaaattaaaagacacttactccttggaagaaaagttatgaccaacctagatagcatattgaaaagcagagacactactttgccaacaaaggtccgtctagtcaaggctatggtttttcctgtggtcatgtgtggatgtgagagttgggctgtgaagaaagctgagcactgaagaattgatgcttttgaattgtggttttggagaagactcttgagagtcccttggactgcaaggagatccaaccagtccattctgaaggagatcagccctgggatttctttggaaggactgatgctgaagctgaaaactccagtactttggccacctgacacaaagaattgactcaggaaaagaccctgatgctaggaaagattgaaggctggaggagaaggggatgacagtggatgagatggctgaatgccatcactgactcgatggacatgagtatgggtaaactccgggagttggtgatggacagggaggcctggtgtgctgcgattcattgggtcacaaagagccggacacgactgagcaactgaactgaactgaactgaactgatcatcacATCTATCAAATTCCTCTGCTTGCATGTtatgtacttattttttttctcatttgacaCTTCTGTGGCCAATACATTCCAGAGTAAAATACATGGCATATTTAATCTGTAAATTTGCGCCAAAGTGACTTACTTTGGGAGTAGTACGAAGCTGTTTGAAATGTGAACTTGCAGACAGGAAGTTCTCTTGGCATTTATTGTGTTTAAGACAAATCTAactccatttaatagaaaaaaaaagtttatagtcCCTTAAGCACAAAATActtctcattcattcacttcATTTTGCATGCCCCAGAGGCAGTATTGGCTCCTAAATTTGTTAGTATTTAGCATGGACAGAGAAAAGTATATCACTTATCCCTGTAACtatgcctttcagttcagttcagtcactcagttgtgtccaactctttgtgaccccatgcactgcagcacaccaggcttccctgtccatcaccaactcctggaccttactcaaactcatgtccataagatcaatgatgccatcccaccatcttatcctctgttggccccttctcctccagccttcaatctttcctagtatcagggtcttttcctgagtcagttctttgagtcaggtggccaaagtattggagtatcagcttcagtatcagtccttccaatgattattcctTTATAACCCCAATATCCTCAACCAACTCTTTTCAGGCTATTTCTCCCAGGTAGAATGATTGGAATTTCCAATTTTCTGTCTGAGTTTTTTTCCAAGTTTGTAAGTATTGTTGAAGttaatttcaaattttcacaAATACAATTTCAGTCATGatgctttttttcttaaagtcttaTAATGGATCCTATCTACTCCAATATAGGCCTTATTAACAACTGTTATGTTttgcctgaaaagtgaaagtgttatttgttcagtcttgtacaactctttgcaacccaatggactgtagcttgccaggctcctctgtccatggaattccccaggcaagaatactggagtattctcttttttttagtACCAtgccctgcaggctacagtccatggggtcacaagagtcagacatgacccagtgactaaaccactgccACCACTGAATAGCTAAGTAAGCAAGTAATTAGCTCAGAttcaaagtaaaagaa
This portion of the Capra hircus breed San Clemente chromosome 15, ASM170441v1, whole genome shotgun sequence genome encodes:
- the LOC102172172 gene encoding olfactory receptor 10A5-like; this encodes MDEGNWTRVSEFILMSFSSFPTEIQSLLFLTFLFIYLVTLLGNSLIILVTLADPMLHSPMYFFLRNLSFLEIGFNLVIVPKMLGTLVAQDTAISFLGCATQMYFFFFFGVSECFLLATMAYDRYVAICSPLHYPVIMNPRTRAKLAAVSWFPGIPMATVQTTWLFSFPFCGINKVNHFFCDSPPVLRLVCADTARFEIYAIIGTILVVMMPCLLILCSYTRIAAAILKIPSAKGKHKAFSTCSSHLLVVSLFYVSLSLTYFRPKSNNSPESKKVLSLCYTVVTPMLNPIIYSLRNNEVKNALGRTFHKAMCVRPAFCRHFEV